The following DNA comes from Mesorhizobium sp. B2-1-8.
CGGCGATCCGGAGCGGCACGCACAGCTTGACCTCCTTCTACCTGCTCAGCGCGCTGGATTTGCGCTGGAACGCCGATGGCGGCATCGAACGCGTACCACCGGAGCAGGCGATCTTTATCCAGGTGTTCCTGCGCACCTTCCTCGTCGCGGCATCTGTGACGCTGGCAACGTTGATCCTCGGATTCCCGCTCGCTTATCTCATAGCCAACGTGCCGAAGGGCTTGGCGGCGATCCTGATCGTCGCGGTGCTGCTGCCGTTCTGGACCTCTATCCTGGTGCGCACCGCCGCCTGGACGGTGCTGCTGCAGAAGTTCGGGCTGGTCAACGACTTCCTGTTGTTTATCGGCATCGTCAGCGACCGGCTCGACCTGATGTACAGCCGCATAGGGCTCATCATCGCCATGACGCATATCCAGCTCCCGTTCACATTGCTGCCGATCTACAGCGTCATGCGCACCATTCCGCCCTCGCAGATGAAAGCCGCCTATTCGCTCGGCGCCAGGCCGTTCACCGCTTTCCGCCGCATTTACATTCCGCAGGTCTTCCCGGGCGTGATGGCCGGCTGCCTGCTGACCTTTATCCTCTGCCTCGGCTACTACATCACGCCGGCATTGATCGGCGGCGCGAGCGACCAGCTGATCAGCAACTTCATCGCCAACTATGTCAACGTCGAGTTGAACTGGGAGATGGCGGCGGCGCTGAGCTTCATATTGCTGGTGTTCACGCTGGCGCTGTTCGGCATCTTCGCCCGCATCCTCGGCCTTGATCGCCTGAAGCTGGTATAGCCATGCTGCTCTCCCCCTACCCCACCACCGGCGAACGCATCCGCGTCACCCTGCTCTGGCTGTGGTGCGGGCTGGTGATGCTGTTCCTTCTGGTGCCGATCCTCATCCCGGTGCCGCTCTCGTTCAACAGCGGCGCTTTCTTCATCTTCCCGCTCGAAGGCCTCTCGACGCGCTGGTACGAGGTGGTGCTCGGCACGCAGCGCTGGCAGTCGGCGATCGGCAACAGCCTGATCGTCGCATTCGGCACGACGCTGATCGCAACGACGCTCGGCACGCTGACGGCGATCGCGCTTTCCGACGAGAAATTCCCGGGGCGCCGCATCATCATGCCGCTGCTTTTGTCGCCGCTGATCGTGCCGGTGGTGATCACCGCCGTCGGCTCGTATCTGTTTTACGCCCGCGTCGGTCTGGCCAGCACCTATGCCGGCATCATCCTGGCGCATACCGCGCTTGCCAGCCCCTTCGTGGTGGTGACGGTGGGCGCGAGCCTCACCGGCTTCGACCGCAACCTGATGCGTGCCGCCGCGATTTCCGGGGCCAGACCGCTGACATCGTTCTTCCGGGTGATGCTGCCGCTGATCCTGCCCGGCGTGCTTTCGGGGGCGGCCTTTGCCTTCGTCACGTCCTTCGATGAGGTGGTCGTCGTGCAGTTCCTGGCCAGCGCCAGCCAGCGCACCATGCCGCTCGAAATGTTCATCGGGCTACGCGAAAAGCTGAGCCCCGCGATCACCGCCGCCGCGACGCTGATGATGGCGCTGTCGATCATACTCTTGGTGGTCGCCAACCTGTTGGCGCGGCGCGGCAGAAAGGCATCTAACCGCTGAACGGGATTCGCTGCCGCTGGTGCGTCGAGGCGTCAAAGGATCTAGCTAAAGTCATATTCGAAACGGCCAACCACCACCTTCATCGCAGGCAACGTCCACTTTCGGAGAGCGGAAAAGCGGATCACTATGGCCGACATTGACGCAAAGCTTCCGTCGCGTCGTGGAAAACCTAGCGTTTCCAAATGTAGGAGACACGGTAACGCTAGCGATTCGACCCCTCGGACAACCTAATATCGGCTCGGGCGGCTCTGAGATCGCGAGGAAAATCGCTGGGGGGTTGGTTTTGGTCGGAGAGAGGGGTTCGAGTCCACATTGTGGGGCCCTCTCAAAAGAATGCAGCAAATCAATTACTTAGATCGGTCTTTTGGCGGACCTGGAGGGCCGCCGTCTTTTCAACAAAAACAATCAGTTAGTGGGTCGTTCGCCCAGCCATACCCTTCGTATCATCGAACTGGCGCTGCTTGTGGGCGCAGAGCGCGCTGCCGACGAGGGCGGCGCGGTCAGGCAGGGCCAGGAATTGCTGGGCGCGGGTGCGCGGGCCGTGCTGATCAAGGGCGGTCATGCATCGGGACCCCGATCGACCGACATCCTATTGCGCTCCAATCAAGAACCGATCCGCTTCGATACGCCGCGCCTTGCCGCATCGATGCGCGGGACGGGCTGCATGCTGGCCAGCGCCATTGCGGCGCACCTGGCGAAGGCGTACCCGCTTGAAGACAGCGCGCGTAAAGGCAAGCTTTTTGTATTCGAGAGACTGGAGAAGCATGCAGCCTTGTGACGGCGGCTTTATGCGCAAGTTGATCTGCCCACATGAGCGGGCGCCGTCTTGCGAGGCCTTGGCCTTTGAACGGCTGTCATGGCGCGAAGCAGACCCCGCCGATTTGCACGCCATAGTACGCCATAGCTCTCTGTGAAACTGAGCAGGATTTACTTCCGACGCAACGACGTGTCAGATCCGCTAAACGGTCAGGAGGCATCCGGCGTGCACCGAAATGGCCTGCTGCCGGTTTTTCGGACACCGAGATAAGGTGTTTAACGGAACTGGAGAGTTGGAATGCAAAGAAGGAAGTTCAGCCGCGTGTTCAAGATTGAGGCGGTGAGATTGATCAAGGATCGGGGCGTTGCGGTGGCCCAGGCTGCCCGCGACCTCGATCTCCACGAGAATGTGCTGCGCGAATGGGTGCGCGAGCTGTCGATAGAGGCTGATCGAAAAGTCAAAGTTGCGGATGTTGCGCGTGACATGCACGGCGTAAATCCAGGAGCGGAATGCCGGCAATCTTTTTATGCTGGTCGCCATCCACCAGCATCAGGGTTCAAGCCACGGCCTGTGCACCAGTAATCTCGACAAGCGATCCGCACATGAACTGGGCTTCGTCCGACGCGAGGAAGGCAACGAGTGCTGCGACTTCCTCTGGCTTTCCAATCCGGCCGAATGGGACAAGCCTGTCGAGGTCGGCAATCGTTCTGCCGGAGCGCTTCACGCCAGCCTCCAGCATCGGCGTGTGGATCTCGCCCGGACACACGGCGTTGACGCGGATCTTGTGCGGCGCGTAATCGCGGGCGAGGTTCTGCGTGAAGGACGCAACCGCGGCTTTCGTCACATTGTATGCGATATGGTTGGGCGCGGGATGCAGCCCCCATTGTGATGCGGTGTTGATGATCGCACCACCGCCACGCTCGATCATGTGCGGCAGCACGGCCCGGCAGAGGTAGAACATCGAGTGCAGATTGACGTCAAAGCAGGCGTGCCAGTCGCCTTCGGTTAGAGTGAGCAGGTTGCCGCGCCGGTTGATGCCGGCGTTGTTAGCAAGAATATCGATGCGTCCGTTGATGCGCAGGACATCCGCAACCAGATCGGCGCAGGCAACCGCGTTGGAAATATCGGCACAGATTGCGCGCGCCTTGCCGCCTTTCGCGGAGATGTCGGAGGCCACGGAACCAGCCGAGCTCAGGTCCATGTCGATAACCGCGACAAAGGCGCCTTCATCGGCGAGGCGATGTGAAATCGCCGATCCGATCCCGCCACCGCCACCCGTGACGATGGCGACCTTTTGTTCGAACCGCTTCATTTCAAACCTCTTGGATCCTGAAGGCATTTCATCTGATGTAGCTGGCGCCGTTGACGTCGAGCGTTGCGCCGCTGAGCGAGCGTTGCGAGGGGCGCAGCGCAAAGCTCACCAGCTCGGCGATTTCGGATGGCTCCGCCATCCTACCGATTGGAATGTCGGCGACCGCCGCCGCTTCGCCAAAGCGCGACACGAATTCCCTAGCCATTTGCGTCCGCACCCAGCCTGGCGCGATCGCTATCGCCACAATGCCGTCGGCGCCGAAACTGCGGGCGATCGATCTGGTGAGATTGATGAGCGCCGCCTTGGCCGCGCCATAGGGCATCGCTTCGGCACTGTAGCCGCGCTGGCCGGCGCGGCTCGCCATGTTGATGATGCGGCCGCCGCCATGCGCTCGAAAGTGAAGGATCGCAGCCTTGCAAAGGTCGGTAACGGCGAAAAAGTCGAGCTGAAACTCCCGGCGCCAGGCCGCTTGCCAGTCGTCGAGATCAGCCTCGACGGAAATCTCGGTGCGCACGCCCGCATTGTTCACAATGG
Coding sequences within:
- a CDS encoding ABC transporter permease — its product is MSALQPSELDRPTLARDRSAADADLKSVSAALRRAEFGDRLRSLALAAPLLVLLALSFGIPIVLLLSRAVYDPTIADALPKTTKALAGWNGQGLPGDDTLAALATDLKDTKAKGTAYELAKSLNARLPGARSQVLKTVRKLESADGQAALDALKSVPFWSAPATWPAIRSGTHSLTSFYLLSALDLRWNADGGIERVPPEQAIFIQVFLRTFLVAASVTLATLILGFPLAYLIANVPKGLAAILIVAVLLPFWTSILVRTAAWTVLLQKFGLVNDFLLFIGIVSDRLDLMYSRIGLIIAMTHIQLPFTLLPIYSVMRTIPPSQMKAAYSLGARPFTAFRRIYIPQVFPGVMAGCLLTFILCLGYYITPALIGGASDQLISNFIANYVNVELNWEMAAALSFILLVFTLALFGIFARILGLDRLKLV
- a CDS encoding ABC transporter permease, whose product is MLLSPYPTTGERIRVTLLWLWCGLVMLFLLVPILIPVPLSFNSGAFFIFPLEGLSTRWYEVVLGTQRWQSAIGNSLIVAFGTTLIATTLGTLTAIALSDEKFPGRRIIMPLLLSPLIVPVVITAVGSYLFYARVGLASTYAGIILAHTALASPFVVVTVGASLTGFDRNLMRAAAISGARPLTSFFRVMLPLILPGVLSGAAFAFVTSFDEVVVVQFLASASQRTMPLEMFIGLREKLSPAITAAATLMMALSIILLVVANLLARRGRKASNR
- a CDS encoding bifunctional hydroxymethylpyrimidine kinase/phosphomethylpyrimidine kinase — translated: MADLEGRRLFNKNNQLVGRSPSHTLRIIELALLVGAERAADEGGAVRQGQELLGAGARAVLIKGGHASGPRSTDILLRSNQEPIRFDTPRLAASMRGTGCMLASAIAAHLAKAYPLEDSARKGKLFVFERLEKHAAL
- a CDS encoding SDR family NAD(P)-dependent oxidoreductase, which translates into the protein MKRFEQKVAIVTGGGGGIGSAISHRLADEGAFVAVIDMDLSSAGSVASDISAKGGKARAICADISNAVACADLVADVLRINGRIDILANNAGINRRGNLLTLTEGDWHACFDVNLHSMFYLCRAVLPHMIERGGGAIINTASQWGLHPAPNHIAYNVTKAAVASFTQNLARDYAPHKIRVNAVCPGEIHTPMLEAGVKRSGRTIADLDRLVPFGRIGKPEEVAALVAFLASDEAQFMCGSLVEITGAQAVA
- a CDS encoding SDR family NAD(P)-dependent oxidoreductase, with protein sequence MSSHSKPLSGQTVLVTGASGAIGSAIVQELVQEGARPIIHYGRDQHGADILLNQIGGAGWTVQADLASAEGPLGLWNQAVGLAGRVDAIVNNAGVRTEISVEADLDDWQAAWRREFQLDFFAVTDLCKAAILHFRAHGGGRIINMASRAGQRGYSAEAMPYGAAKAALINLTRSIARSFGADGIVAIAIAPGWVRTQMAREFVSRFGEAAAVADIPIGRMAEPSEIAELVSFALRPSQRSLSGATLDVNGASYIR